The Arabidopsis thaliana chromosome 5, partial sequence genomic interval GTTATTAAGGCAtgcaaaaaatttaaaatttgaaagttgggAGTGTCTTTCAACTATACGTTAATGGAATAATAATTATGAACGGATGCTATCATGATTCGACAGTTCTGTAAAAGATTTCATTAGTTGTGTGACCTATTTACTTTGGATAGGGAAACTTTGTGCTTCTGAGTTCTGATGGGGTTGGAATTTATTTGATAGGGTTCAGAGTTAGAGAAatcattaataatttaaatttattggCCTACCGCATAGAGTAACTATCTAGGAATAAGTATAACAACTTGCCTAATAAAGACTACATTATTTCATATTAATAATTTCTtatcatttattatattaatgtAATATCTGTAAATACCAAATACTCTTCAATCATTGTAGCCTTTTTCGCAAAGTTCATGGCTTTGCTATCCGaaaaaagtctaaaactaGGAGGGAAACACTCCTCaatctttgtttattatttctgTTAGTTAAAGAGTGTTTGGTTTAAGTAAACCATGTTATTATCAAATTTGAGTAGCAATTAACTAACCAGTGTAATGTGTAAACCAAAATGAAACCCTCTTAGTTGAATTGAATAATAGAATAAGTAAAACGTTTTTCTTCTGTAATTTAATTCGATATGGTATCAAAGTGCTTCGTCGCTAAATCACTTTAAcaacttttatcaaaaagaaaagaaaaaggatgaCTTTTACTAACAtacacttaaaaaaaaaaaaaatctaaaactaatcaaagtatgaacatttatataaattcaaatagtTTTCTAACCTGTGTGAAAACGATAACGATAAACGATGGTTTATGAAACATagatattttctgttttactagcaaaattatttcattatGAGCAAAACTGAGAGTTATGTTTAGCTCTGAATTACGGGATGATATATGTTGTAGAAACTAgaatgtgttgttgttttagttttaataaaacatttgcatttttataaaataaaccCACCATCCCCTCACGCATGATatgttgttaatttttttttaatctattaaaGTATTAATTTTCAACTATGTAGCTTATACTATATGTTTTCGTCTATCAttgattcattcattcatGCCTCCGCAGCAACAATACGTTATTCTGCCAAGAatcatatgtttaattttatttgtatattcttttgtcagcaaattatttatatttaaaaggTAGGAATTATTAAACTAATATCAAAAGGTAAAATTCTCTTTGCTGGCACAAAGATTTGATGCTAATTATGTTGCTTTGTAtagttgtaagttgtaacttTTAACGTTTGAAATGTTTGTGTATTAATTAGTCTCCAATTGTGTTAATAACACATCTACTATGTAGGTAATAGTTCGGTTAAAACTCTATATTGGCCtattaatgtaattttatataactaGTTAAAATCTATAGACTCACattttgaatcattttcttttatgaacTGTTTACATGCATTTTTGCGAGTTTGAATCTAAATACGATCATATAGATGATACTAGTACAACCATTTACCTATCCttgttcaaattttgtttttttttccgccAAATCTTTGTTCATTTCTGAACCGATATTTGCAGGTTAGACCAACTCCATCCAACATCACATGAGGAGGTCTTCCCATAATATAAATACAATATGTAAAAGaaagtataatattttaatgtttgggtatttttatatttaagaCACAATGTCTCAAATGTCTTTATAGAAACATTTTGGAGAGAGATGTCTCAAATTTAAAGacctttttatatttaattattcatatcttataattataattttttaatatagcTAAAGACCCTCTCCTTTTATATGCAATAGAGATGCTCTTAAGGTTCTAgtcttcatatatttttttaacaaacattATTATACAAAATCGATTTCTATAAAAAGAAAGGTTCAGAGTTGAAGAGTAATTGAGAGTTTAGGACATTTTATGTTGGCTTTTCTTGGGGGTTAGATGTTAAGAAACACTTGCTTCCGTTGaagcttccttcttcttgtATCTCTTCGATTATTGACTTTTTTGGTTGCTTCATTTGATCTTTGACTTTATTTGACGTTATCGAGTCACATGATTTTCTTCCTGTGTGGCCgcacccaaaacaaaaatgttaattcGTGATCTCCTTGACATGTTTTTGATCAATATCGTAACTTTGTTACACAATACTTAATTCTGATCATCCATGGTGGACTGGATTTTGTAATGCGTTGGGCCTTAAGctatcatttgttttcttataaaccCCCTAAAAAGGCCCAACGCATGTGGTGAAATACAAAAGCCTAATCTCCTCCGTATTTACAACTTTCACTAACTTTCTAACACTAGAATTAAATCGATGCAAACCAATAAAAGctcaaataatttttagtttgattaaaacaaatatgattttatttggtCTTACTCgaacatttgatttttttcatcaatttaTACCTAACATTCAATTTACTCGAACATTCGATTAACGAAGAATTGTCAATATCGTCGTAATTAATCTTTTCTCATTAATTAGTTAAGTGTTACTCGAACATTAACGCCTAATAATAGTCATTATCGCCCATATATAAACTGTTTTTCATTGAATGCAGAGGTGACAAACTCCGTCTATTGGATTGATATCAATTGTAACGTGAAATCGCAGGCTTAAAATTTTTATTCAAACCCATGATTTTAAAGGGCTAAGTACGTACATGATGATTATGGCAAAACGAAAACGAAAAACACAATTCTAAATCAAATCCATATAAGCTTAAAACTTAATTTGGTCaataacattaaaaccaaaacggaaaaaaaaaaagagaggaagaaggaaagagcAAAACCTAATCGATCAAAATAGTTATGTTTAAATAAAACTAACAAACCATACTCTCATCAAAGGTTTTCTCTAAGTATTCGAACCCTAGCTAGTCATTAAGATACGATCGCACTATAACGATCGACGACGTCACTCAGAACGAACGAGTTTCTtcaacttaaacaaaaacttacgAGCTATTGATTCTTGACGATGTAGATCTCTATCAGATTTGGCTTGTTTTAACTTGTAGCTCATTAGATAGACacaacgacgtcgtttatAATCATCTTCTTGACTCGATAAAAAGTCAGCACTCAATTTCTCTGAAGTTACCTCTAAATCACATGTTGACGACTTCTTTGGATTTCCTTCTCTATCCCATACTGTTTCATAGATCCAATTCTCGCTTTCCaacgtcatcttcttcttctaaaactGAAATAtgttaatctttttcttctgtctctctctttttctaataGTAAAGGTTTTGTTACTACTAAACCGAGGATTTGTGAAAACTGAGGGATTCAATAGTGTTATAGGGTCTACTTATATAGCCTtttatgtttccttttttttcttgataaagtatgtttccttttattttgttaaaaggaTAATgtaagttttctattttttctgaTGGAATTATCTTATCATTTGCAGGaattgtaaaaacaaaaatcgaaatctcttttttttttgtcaactacATAAACAAAACGAAATCTTACTAATATAATTTGGTTAAGAATTTCATTACAACGTTGAATTTCATTACAACGTTGATTAAAAAGGCTTACATAGTTTAGCTTTTTAAGTGGGCCAAATATTTGGGCCTTTGAGATCTCGTCAAGTTTGATTAAGGTCTCAGAATTTCTTTCTATATTCACTTAATATTCATGTTACGACTTACATGTCGTATTTTACCCCAAAAAATACTTATTTTGCaggaaaaaaactcaaataaaggaaatttaatttgattagtCGAAgatgttaaaaagaaaaggacaTTTAATTATGAGTATGAATCTTTTATTATTacatagattttttaaaaaagtgaaaaacagaagagaaaataataatgaagaGAAATGCCACGTCATCCTAAGTTATACAAAACGCCCAATCAGCCTTCAAAAACAACACCGTTGGGTCTTCAGGAGAGGGCTCTCTTTGTATCTTTATactttgtttacaaaaaaaaatgaaataatgaaTAAACACTCtttggtaaaataaaataaataatggtATGAGCCCTAACTTGAGCCCTAAGCAACTGAAATGCATCTGCGGTGACCCACTCGTGTTCTCATTTTCTGTcgtttggtttcttctctccaCACGTTTCCAATATCTTGAGCGATGTTAACGGCGTCTGCTGATGCTCCAGCCAATCCTTTCCTTGTGAATCCAGCCGCGTAAAGTCCCGATTTCCCTTTCCACGCGTTTGGAAACGGCGATTTCGGGAACCCGTTTTTCGAAAACAGATCATTTTCTTGGAGCCATGATGGGACGTTGCTACGGTAACCCGTGGCCAGAACCACCGCATCGAGATCTAATCTCTGACCGTCTACTAGCTCCACGTGACTACGAGAGAACCGTTTAATTCCCGGGACGATTTCTACTTCACCGGATTTGATTTTCTCCATAGCTCCGATGTCTAGAACTGGAGTCTTACCTGAAACAATCTTGAGCTCCATTGGGCCCATCGTGGGCCTCTTTAGGCCATACTTTGTCAAATTTCCTAAAATCAGCCATGCAAGAATCAGTAGAATCTTGTCTACTAGCCACAGAGGAAACcacttcatcaacatcatggAGATTTCAAAACTAGATTTGCCTAAAATCTCTCTTGGTAACACATGAACCGAGCTACGAACAACCATGGATGCATTAGCATTGTGATTTGCGAGATCAAGAGAGACTTCCATGCCGGAGTTTCCACATCCGACGACAAGAACACTCTTTCCTCTGTATTTCTCGCCGGATTTGTACTCACACGAGTGGATCACCTCGCCTTCAAACTCCGTTGTGAGCCCATCGATCTCTGGAACAACTTTCTCCGCGTTTTCTCCCGTCGCCACCACTAACCACCGGCAGATATATTCCATCTCCGACCccgaggaagaggaagatgttGTCTTGATGCGCCAGAGACCACTTGTCTCGTCGTATCGAGCAGACTGGACACACTCGTTGAACTGAGGAGTAATTTCGAATTTGTTTGCGTAGGACTCAAGGTACTCGATGAACTGTCGTTTTGTTGGATATTCCGGGTAGTCTTCCGGGAAGGGCATTTTGGGTAATTGACAAACTTTCTTTGGTAAATGAAGTTTGATTCTATCGTAAGTTCGTTTTTGCCATAGTGAAGCTATGCAATCTGCTCTCTCCAATACCACAAAGGGAACACCTTCCTCGCGGAGGCAGGCTGCCGTGGCTAGCCCCGATGGCCCGGCTCCGACGATTACAGGACCGTTAACCCAAATGCACCGTCTTCTGTCGGAGGAATCTTCACTTCCCATGAGCCTAAACATGTTCTCCATCTTTAGGGGTGAGTTTGATCGAATCAAGATTACAAGTAGTGAAAATGGAATAGTTTAGGTATCTTTAGAAGATGATTTTGATCGAATCAAAAGAATAGGTAGTGAAATTGaataagctttttttttgtttgtttgttgatagAGGAATGAGATGCTTTGGAATGTGTTTGGAGGAAGAAGTAATGGTGGATGTGTTTATATAGTGGACGAAGTAAGAGGAACTTGCATGTGATCTTGTGATTAGCGCGTTCTAAGGctaatttttaatcaatttaatAAATGCAAAAGTTCTTCAATAAGTGTGtgtaataatttatttagGTTTCCCATTTAATCATATGCTTTAGCTAAAAATGCGAAATAGTTTAAGTtattttaaagcttttttcCTTATGGAATCATTCGATTCTTTTCTTCCAAAGTCTCTGATGGGACTTTGATTAGAGTCCGTTTTAATAGTATTAATTAGTTGGTGATGATTATAATATAATTGCTTTATGGTATATATTGAGATTGTACTTACTGATTAAATAGCTTTGAATATTACAAAGAtatagtttcaaaatttaaagatgTGAAAGGGTAATCAACTGGGCACAATGGACCAATCATAATGATATTCATATCATCCAAATTCTTCTGATCATATGGTCCAAATGATAATGATATGTACATCATCCAAATTCACCCATGAGCTTGTAGAGATGGCTTTTGGAGAATATAACTGGATTGGGAAAACTACTTGTCATATAGATATATAGACATATTTTTACAAGTGTTAATAGTAgggaacaaaaaataaaatcaatagaaATACAAGTACTATGGTGTTCTTTTGGTGGATACTTTGACGTTATCATTATagcataaaacaaaaactggcACTCTCGTAGGATAAACAGAAAATCAGATGAAATTTTAGTAGGTATGTTATAAACTAGATCAAAAGCCAATTTTAGgcttaattattattttttgagcTATTTAGAGTAAAcctataattataaatttgtttacaattttttttttgttaactttaaattcaaattaacCAAGTTTATGTTGTATTCTAGAGTTTATCTCGTTCAAGTTCACCATTTAGGGGTTTGATAATCTAGGTGATGCATT includes:
- the YUC5 gene encoding Flavin-binding monooxygenase family protein (YUCCA5 (YUC5); CONTAINS InterPro DOMAIN/s: Pyridine nucleotide-disulphide oxidoreductase, class-II (InterPro:IPR000103), FAD-dependent pyridine nucleotide-disulphide oxidoreductase (InterPro:IPR013027), Flavin-containing monooxygenase-like (InterPro:IPR020946); BEST Arabidopsis thaliana protein match is: YUCCA 9 (TAIR:AT1G04180.1); Has 1807 Blast hits to 1807 proteins in 277 species: Archae - 0; Bacteria - 0; Metazoa - 736; Fungi - 347; Plants - 385; Viruses - 0; Other Eukaryotes - 339 (source: NCBI BLink).), which encodes MENMFRLMGSEDSSDRRRCIWVNGPVIVGAGPSGLATAACLREEGVPFVVLERADCIASLWQKRTYDRIKLHLPKKVCQLPKMPFPEDYPEYPTKRQFIEYLESYANKFEITPQFNECVQSARYDETSGLWRIKTTSSSSSGSEMEYICRWLVVATGENAEKVVPEIDGLTTEFEGEVIHSCEYKSGEKYRGKSVLVVGCGNSGMEVSLDLANHNANASMVVRSSVHVLPREILGKSSFEISMMLMKWFPLWLVDKILLILAWLILGNLTKYGLKRPTMGPMELKIVSGKTPVLDIGAMEKIKSGEVEIVPGIKRFSRSHVELVDGQRLDLDAVVLATGYRSNVPSWLQENDLFSKNGFPKSPFPNAWKGKSGLYAAGFTRKGLAGASADAVNIAQDIGNVWREETKRQKMRTRVGHRRCISVA